Proteins from a single region of Apium graveolens cultivar Ventura chromosome 7, ASM990537v1, whole genome shotgun sequence:
- the LOC141674645 gene encoding uncharacterized protein LOC141674645, with amino-acid sequence MDQANDEDDDISLDSSDFLNHIKGEHQPLYPGSESYTKLKALVKLYNMKVKHDMSDSCFSDVLLLLGSMLSEGMGYEKIHACPNDCLLYRGQRNEDETTCHICKASRWKLNRKGEELLDTERPEDGKLWHPANSETWKDVDKKWPDFASESRNLRLALSSDGPTEPGNDIDVYLQPLIEDLQELWRGKNVYDAYQQESFILRLVNYRKTVTMRHRRWLPRHHPYRRQKSFFDNTVEKEVAPIPLTGEQAFKGYVRDPAHPEGCIAEAYVAEEAVECFVNFEEPTVGLPQNSRHEQDAMCRPLSGATMIKLSKEDLHQAFIQSQLSDDNHNIPEEIRWIAEGPNKIVPTFSGYKINAITYSTKERDDNRQVQCSGVCVVAYTMLVQGKDKNIEHISHTYYGVISSIWELDYNKFRIPLFRCNWVDMNKGVKVDDLGYTLVNLNILGYVNDPFILGKHVKQVCYIDDPLKKHWSVVLKLPEKSYYDQCDDENDGSVEIELQNELHVLLFPSVEECDEE; translated from the exons ATGGATCAAGCTAACGATGAGGATGATGATATTTCTTTGGATTCTTCAGATTTCCTTAACCATATTAAAGGTGAACATCAACCCCTTTATCCTGGAAGTGAGAGTTACACTAAATTAAAAGCTTTAGTTAAGTTGTACAACATGAAAGTAAAGCATGATATGTCTGATTCATGCTTCTCTGATGTTTTACTATTGCTCGGCTCTATGCTTTCGGAAG GGATGGGATATGAAAAGATACACGCCTGTCCGAATGATTGTCTTTTATACCGTGGTCAgagaaatgaagatgaaactacttgtcACATATGTAAGGCCTCCAGATGGAAATTAAACAGGAAAGGAGAGGAACTG CTTGACACCGAGCGACCAGAGGATGGTAAACTGTGGCATCCGGCTAACTCTGAAACATGGAAGGATGTTGACAAGAAGTGGCCTGATTTTGCATCAGAGAGTAGGAACCTTCGGTTAGCTTTATCTTCTGATG GACCGACTGAGCCAGGAAACGATATCGATGTGTACCTTCAACCACTTATTGAAGATTTGCAAGAATTGTGGCGTGGAAAAAATGTGTATGACGCATATCAGCAAGAGTCTTTCATACTTAG GCTGGTTAATTACCGTAAGACAGTAACTATGAGGCATCGAAGGTGGTTGCCCAGACATCATCCGTATAGAAGGCAAAAATCATTTTTTGATAACACTGTAGAGAAGGAGGTTGCTCCTATTCCGTTAACCGGAGAACAG GCGTTTAAGGGATATGTACGGGACCCCGCTCATCCTGAAGGATGTATTGCCGAGGCATATGTTGCCGAGGAGGCGGTTGAGTGTTTTGTGAATTTTGAAGAACCTACCGTAGGACTGCCCCAAAATTCTAGGCATGAGCAGGATGCAATGTGCAGGCCTTTATCTGGTGCAACAATGATAAAGTTAAGTAAGGAGGACTTGCACCAAGCATTT ATTCAATCACAATTATCGGATGACAACCATAACATACCTGAGGAGATAAGGTGGATTGCAGAAGGCCCCAACAAGATTGTCCCTACATTCAGCGGATATAAAATTAATGCTATTACTTATAGCACCAAGGAGCGGGATGATAATCGACAGGTTCAGTGCAGTGGTGTTTGCGTTGTTGCATATACAATGCTTGTGCAGGGTAAGGATAAAAATATTGAACATATTTCACACACCTACTATGGAGTTATATCAAGTATATGGGAGTTAGACTATAATAAGTTTAGAATCCCTCTATTTCGTTGTAATTGGGTAGATATGAACAAAGGAGTTAAGGTAGATGATTTAGGATATACATTGGTTAATTTGAACATATTAGGTTATGTAAATGATCCTTTTATTCTAGGGAAGCATGTTAAACAAGTTTGTTACATTGATGATCCTCTAAAAAAACATTGGTCCGTAGTGTTGAAATTACCTGAAAAAAGTTATTATGACCAGtgtgatgatgaaaatgatggaTCCGTAGAAATAGAACTTCAGAATGAGCTGCATGTGCTACTGTTCCCGAGTGTGGAGGAATGCGACGAGGAATAA